In one window of Dokdonia sp. PRO95 DNA:
- a CDS encoding exonuclease domain-containing protein translates to MYAILDIETTGGKYNEEGITEIAIYKFDGHQVVDQFITLVNPERPIQAFVVGLTGINNGMLKDAPKFHEIAKRIIEITEGCIIVAHNAQFDYRILSLEFDRLGYPFERTTLCSVELSQELLPGHDSYSLGKLTKALGIAMSNRHRADGDAIATVKLFKLLLEKDSEKTIITKAIRSFPKKHMDTKLKDLIRSVPSETGVYFMHNVNGTIIYIGKSKNMKKRLTQHFTNDNRKSKQIQDQVETVTYQTTGTELIALLKENEEIKRNKPKFNRALRRTKFKVQLTHYTDSEGYIHLKTERADARKESITTYSNTMSAKANLERIIDSYDLCQHKTLYNEKNGNCFNYTIKKCNGACIGEESPESYNKRVQAFLDKHSYKNKSMVIVERGRTSNERSVVLIEDGVFKGIGYFKPDFQLNNLETLKAIITPMEDNRDARHIIQSYCRSRKRLKIIPLDQITN, encoded by the coding sequence ATTTACGCAATACTAGACATAGAAACCACTGGCGGTAAGTACAACGAAGAAGGTATAACAGAAATCGCCATATATAAATTTGACGGACATCAAGTTGTAGACCAATTTATCACTCTCGTAAATCCAGAACGCCCCATACAAGCATTTGTAGTAGGACTTACTGGCATTAACAACGGGATGTTAAAAGATGCTCCAAAGTTTCATGAAATAGCAAAGCGTATTATTGAAATTACTGAGGGATGTATTATTGTGGCTCATAATGCCCAGTTTGACTATCGCATTTTAAGTCTAGAGTTTGACAGACTCGGATATCCGTTTGAAAGAACAACGCTATGCTCTGTAGAGCTCTCACAAGAGTTGCTCCCAGGTCATGATAGCTATAGCCTAGGCAAGTTAACGAAGGCACTAGGAATCGCGATGTCTAACAGACATAGAGCAGATGGAGATGCTATTGCCACAGTAAAGCTTTTTAAGCTACTCCTAGAAAAAGATTCAGAAAAGACAATTATAACCAAGGCCATACGCTCTTTCCCAAAAAAGCATATGGATACCAAACTCAAGGACCTCATAAGAAGCGTTCCTTCTGAGACTGGTGTGTACTTTATGCATAATGTAAATGGAACCATCATTTACATAGGCAAAAGTAAAAACATGAAAAAACGCCTTACGCAACATTTTACTAATGATAATCGTAAGAGTAAGCAAATACAAGATCAGGTAGAAACGGTTACTTACCAGACTACAGGTACTGAGCTCATTGCACTTCTAAAGGAAAATGAAGAAATAAAACGCAACAAGCCAAAGTTTAATAGAGCCTTACGTAGAACTAAATTTAAGGTACAACTCACTCACTATACAGACAGTGAAGGCTATATACACCTTAAGACTGAAAGAGCAGATGCACGTAAGGAATCTATCACTACCTACAGCAACACCATGAGTGCCAAAGCTAATCTAGAGCGCATTATAGACTCGTATGATTTATGCCAGCATAAGACACTGTACAATGAGAAGAATGGTAACTGTTTTAATTACACCATTAAAAAATGTAATGGCGCTTGTATAGGTGAAGAATCACCAGAATCTTATAATAAAAGGGTTCAGGCTTTTTTAGATAAGCACAGCTATAAAAATAAGAGTATGGTCATTGTTGAGCGTGGTCGCACTTCAAATGAACGCTCTGTAGTACTTATAGAAGATGGGGTTTTTAAAGGGATAGGTTATTTTAAACCTGACTTCCAACTTAACAATCTAGAAACACTCAAAGCTATTATAACTCCCATGGAGGATAACAGAGATGCTAGACATATTATCCAAAGTTATTGTCGTAGTAGAAAACGACTTAAGATTATCCCGCTAGACCAGATTACTAACTAG
- a CDS encoding ion transporter: MTKEGTSFWRRKLHDIIYEADTPAGKLFDVVLLVLILASIALVMLESVKSLDAKYHDVFEVGEWIITIFFTLEYFARIITIKKPTKYIFSFYGLIDFFSTIPQYLAFFFIGSNALLTVRALRLLRVFRILKITRYVGESNKLSKALRDSRAKISIFLFAVLILCIIAGTIMYMVEGEESGFSSIPVSVYWCIVTLTTVGFGDIAPVTPLGQLIAAIIMILGYGIIAVPTGIVSAEYAKDMSSEKITIDGEDYVHMNTQACVNCNAKKHRDDAEFCHKCGHTLNVSHE, from the coding sequence TTGACAAAAGAGGGTACATCATTCTGGCGCAGGAAACTACATGATATTATTTACGAAGCAGATACACCTGCTGGAAAATTATTTGATGTAGTACTACTTGTTCTCATACTAGCGAGTATTGCATTAGTCATGCTGGAGAGTGTAAAGAGTTTAGATGCAAAATACCATGATGTTTTTGAGGTAGGAGAATGGATTATCACCATCTTCTTCACGCTAGAATACTTTGCGAGAATTATAACGATAAAGAAACCTACAAAATATATTTTTAGCTTTTACGGGCTTATCGATTTCTTCTCAACGATACCACAATATCTTGCATTTTTCTTTATTGGTTCAAACGCCTTACTCACTGTAAGAGCACTGCGCCTCTTACGAGTATTTAGGATTTTAAAAATCACGAGATACGTAGGTGAGTCTAATAAGTTATCAAAGGCACTACGAGATAGTAGAGCTAAGATTAGCATTTTCTTATTTGCCGTACTCATTCTGTGTATAATCGCTGGTACTATTATGTATATGGTAGAAGGAGAAGAAAGTGGTTTTTCAAGCATACCTGTAAGTGTTTACTGGTGTATTGTAACACTCACAACGGTAGGTTTTGGTGATATTGCACCCGTTACTCCACTTGGACAACTTATTGCCGCTATCATCATGATTCTAGGATATGGTATTATTGCAGTACCTACAGGTATTGTAAGTGCAGAATATGCAAAAGACATGAGCTCAGAAAAAATCACGATAGATGGTGAAGATTATGTGCATATGAACACGCAAGCATGCGTAAACTGTAATGCAAAGAAACATCGTGATGACGCAGAGTTTTGTCATAAATGCGGACACACGCTTAATGTCTCACATGAGTAA
- the miaA gene encoding tRNA (adenosine(37)-N6)-dimethylallyltransferase MiaA, whose product MSKYLIPIVGPTAIGKTALSIKVAQYLKTEILSADSRQFFKEMYIGTAVPEPEELNAAPHHFIQHLSVDQDYSVGHFEKDAIKKITALHKKHDTLVMVGGSGMYVDAVINGLDEFPPVKDGVRAKLKDLHESEGIEALQELLLEKDPTYYKQVDIQNTQRVIRALEVCLSADEPFSFYRNRPKPKRNFETIKIGLQADRKIMYDRINLRVDLMIKNGLVEEVESLLSRKHNNALITVGYRELFEYFEGTVTLERAIENIKTNTRRFAKRQMTWYRRDETINWFDYKTPFEEIASFINKKTHHS is encoded by the coding sequence ATGAGTAAATATCTCATCCCCATCGTAGGACCTACTGCAATAGGTAAAACTGCACTTTCTATTAAAGTTGCACAATATCTTAAAACAGAAATTCTATCTGCAGACTCTAGACAGTTTTTTAAAGAGATGTACATAGGCACCGCTGTTCCAGAACCTGAGGAACTCAACGCAGCTCCACATCACTTTATACAGCACCTTTCGGTAGATCAAGATTACAGTGTAGGTCACTTTGAAAAAGACGCTATCAAGAAAATTACGGCACTACATAAAAAGCATGACACACTCGTTATGGTAGGTGGCTCAGGCATGTACGTGGATGCTGTCATTAATGGCTTAGATGAGTTTCCACCTGTAAAGGATGGTGTACGAGCAAAGCTCAAAGATTTACACGAGAGCGAAGGCATTGAAGCACTACAGGAACTTCTATTAGAAAAAGACCCTACCTATTACAAGCAAGTTGATATACAGAACACACAGCGTGTCATAAGAGCTTTAGAGGTATGTCTTTCGGCAGATGAGCCTTTTTCATTTTACAGAAATAGACCTAAACCTAAGCGCAATTTTGAAACCATCAAAATAGGATTACAAGCAGACCGTAAAATCATGTATGATCGTATTAATTTACGCGTAGATCTTATGATTAAAAATGGTCTGGTTGAAGAGGTGGAAAGTTTGCTTTCGCGAAAGCATAACAACGCCCTTATAACTGTAGGCTACAGAGAACTTTTTGAATATTTTGAAGGCACAGTTACTCTAGAGAGAGCTATTGAAAATATAAAAACAAATACCCGTCGTTTTGCAAAAAGACAAATGACCTGGTATCGTCGTGATGAGACTATCAATTGGTTTGACTACAAGACACCTTTTGAAGAAATAGCGTCGTTTATAAATAAAAAAACGCACCACTCATAG
- a CDS encoding response regulator transcription factor has translation METENKKILLVEDDPNFGTVLKDYLMMKDYNVTHANNGMEGFEKIKKDDYDLCILDVMMPYKDGFTLAKEIREKNEDIPIIFLTAKALKEDVLKGYKVGADDYLNKPFDSEVLLMKIKAIIQRKSVDSVADSKQFEFNIGNFHLNSKLRFLTYKEEEPIKLSLKENELLRMLALHENDLMPRELALTKIWRDDNYFTSRSMDVYIAKLRKYLKKDDLVEILNIHGEGFRLVVKKDD, from the coding sequence ATGGAAACTGAAAACAAAAAGATTTTACTAGTAGAGGACGATCCGAACTTCGGAACAGTTCTTAAAGATTACCTTATGATGAAAGACTACAATGTCACTCATGCAAACAACGGTATGGAAGGATTTGAAAAAATCAAAAAAGACGATTACGATCTTTGTATCCTTGATGTAATGATGCCTTATAAAGACGGATTTACACTAGCCAAAGAGATAAGAGAGAAGAATGAAGATATTCCTATCATCTTTTTGACAGCTAAGGCGCTAAAAGAAGATGTCCTTAAAGGATATAAAGTAGGAGCAGATGACTACCTAAACAAGCCATTTGATAGTGAAGTCCTTCTTATGAAGATTAAGGCAATCATACAGCGTAAATCTGTTGATTCTGTGGCAGATTCTAAGCAGTTTGAATTCAATATTGGTAACTTCCACTTAAATTCAAAGCTACGTTTCTTAACGTATAAAGAAGAAGAGCCTATAAAATTGTCTCTTAAGGAAAATGAGTTATTACGCATGCTTGCACTTCATGAAAATGATTTAATGCCACGAGAACTAGCCCTTACAAAAATCTGGAGAGATGATAATTACTTTACATCTAGAAGTATGGATGTATATATTGCAAAATTACGTAAGTACCTTAAAAAGGATGACCTTGTAGAGATCTTAAACATACACGGAGAAGGATTCCGTCTGGTTGTAAAGAAAGACGACTAA
- a CDS encoding HAMP domain-containing sensor histidine kinase codes for MSLSLIGIIFVQGYWITSSVETKREQFSFNARQALSAVVDKIENRELEDYYYPVQNMVDSIGVPDDLTFDEYFYLNEDLVNNELILYTSGILQEDFKITAPGFIGEKGDSIAFKRYANRKSTQIIRKNNVEGGEETTSNRIQEFSRLIDYEKFRFSDIVSEIATKIPIHKRLTAEEIERLLTIELAERNLETDFDFGVYSNDLLTKVRSENFKFRKSAPGYSEPIFLYNQDLSDYSLYVQFPGEKKFVISSILGMAGLSIIFTLIIVIAYSSALHQLNKQRQISQIKTDFINNMTHEFKTPIATINLALDALKNSKISANPEKVSYYQGLIREENKRMHGQVENVLRISKLEKNELDIQKERLDMHELVEDASNHVLLIVEDRGGYIDLHLDAERTPVLANESHFTNVLVNIMDNAVKYTPEDRAPEVDVYTENTKDSIIIKIKDKGDGMTKAVQKKVFDKFYREHTGDIHNVKGHGLGLAYAKRIVDDHQGEISVESEKGMGSAFIIKIPLISY; via the coding sequence ATGAGTCTTTCACTCATAGGAATCATCTTTGTTCAAGGTTACTGGATAACAAGTAGTGTTGAGACAAAGCGAGAGCAATTTAGCTTTAATGCTAGACAAGCTTTATCTGCCGTTGTAGATAAAATTGAAAACAGAGAATTGGAAGATTACTATTACCCTGTGCAGAATATGGTAGATAGTATTGGTGTGCCGGATGATCTTACATTTGATGAGTATTTTTATCTAAATGAGGATCTAGTAAATAATGAACTTATTCTTTATACAAGCGGTATTCTTCAAGAAGATTTTAAAATAACAGCACCTGGTTTTATAGGTGAAAAAGGTGATAGTATTGCCTTTAAACGTTATGCAAACAGAAAGTCTACTCAAATTATAAGAAAGAATAACGTAGAAGGAGGAGAAGAAACCACCTCAAATAGAATACAAGAGTTTTCACGTCTTATTGACTATGAGAAGTTTAGATTTTCTGATATAGTGAGTGAGATAGCGACTAAGATTCCTATTCATAAAAGACTAACTGCAGAAGAAATAGAAAGACTGTTAACGATAGAGCTTGCAGAGAGAAATCTAGAAACAGATTTTGATTTTGGAGTGTATAGTAATGATTTACTTACTAAGGTAAGATCAGAAAATTTTAAATTTAGAAAATCTGCTCCAGGATATAGCGAGCCAATATTTCTATATAATCAAGACTTAAGTGACTACTCATTATATGTACAGTTTCCAGGGGAAAAGAAGTTTGTAATTTCTTCTATTTTAGGAATGGCTGGCCTGTCTATAATATTTACACTCATTATCGTTATAGCATATTCAAGCGCATTACATCAACTTAATAAGCAGCGTCAAATCTCTCAAATAAAAACAGATTTTATAAATAATATGACGCATGAGTTTAAAACGCCTATAGCAACTATAAACCTTGCGCTAGATGCCCTTAAAAACTCAAAAATAAGTGCTAATCCCGAAAAGGTTAGTTATTATCAAGGACTTATAAGAGAAGAAAATAAAAGAATGCATGGTCAAGTAGAAAACGTTTTACGTATTTCAAAACTTGAAAAGAATGAACTAGATATTCAAAAGGAACGTTTAGATATGCATGAACTAGTAGAAGACGCTAGCAATCACGTACTATTAATAGTAGAAGATCGCGGCGGTTATATAGATCTTCATCTAGATGCAGAGCGTACACCAGTACTAGCAAATGAGTCACACTTTACTAATGTCTTAGTAAATATTATGGATAATGCTGTAAAGTACACTCCAGAAGATAGAGCGCCAGAGGTTGACGTCTATACAGAAAACACAAAGGACTCAATTATCATCAAGATTAAAGACAAAGGTGATGGTATGACCAAGGCAGTACAGAAAAAAGTATTTGACAAATTTTATCGTGAGCATACAGGAGACATACATAACGTAAAAGGCCACGGATTGGGACTTGCCTACGCAAAAAGAATCGTAGACGACCACCAAGGAGAAATCTCCGTTGAAAGTGAAAAAGGAATGGGAAGTGCATTCATAATCAAAATACCACTAATATCATATTAA
- the coaE gene encoding dephospho-CoA kinase (Dephospho-CoA kinase (CoaE) performs the final step in coenzyme A biosynthesis.), whose product MIIVGLTGGIGSGKTTIGSFFNELGVPIYIADVEAKKLMNTDEVLIKQITFLLGDQSYIDGKLNRAYIANEVFSSPKLLKRLNSIVHPAVKKHFLKWASEQNAPYVIKEVAILFENGGHLDCDYTILVTAPKSDRIARVMKRDQASENDVIKRMNSQWTDNRKTAMADVLIENEFLDLSKDAVGRIHTHIMMRISRGWK is encoded by the coding sequence ATGATTATTGTAGGTCTCACAGGAGGAATAGGAAGTGGTAAAACAACAATAGGTTCGTTTTTTAACGAGCTAGGAGTGCCCATTTATATTGCAGACGTGGAGGCTAAGAAACTCATGAACACAGATGAGGTCTTAATAAAGCAAATTACATTTTTACTAGGCGATCAGTCTTATATAGACGGTAAGCTAAATAGAGCTTATATCGCAAATGAGGTGTTTAGTAGTCCTAAACTATTAAAAAGGCTTAATAGCATAGTGCATCCGGCAGTAAAAAAACATTTTTTAAAATGGGCTTCAGAACAAAACGCTCCTTACGTTATTAAAGAAGTAGCTATACTTTTTGAAAATGGCGGTCACCTAGATTGTGATTATACTATTTTAGTTACTGCTCCAAAAAGCGATCGAATTGCACGTGTTATGAAGAGGGATCAAGCGTCAGAAAATGACGTAATTAAACGCATGAATTCACAATGGACAGATAATCGTAAGACCGCTATGGCAGATGTACTAATAGAAAATGAGTTTTTAGACTTGTCCAAAGACGCTGTAGGTCGCATTCACACTCACATTATGATGCGCATTAGTAGGGGGTGGAAGTAG
- a CDS encoding glycosyltransferase: MQLSYSFIVPVFNRPDEIAELLASFDAQESTIPYEIVIIEDGSTISCEDEIAAFPHLDITYLPKPNSGPGSSRNYGMQRARGNYFIILDSDCILPPSYVGVMDEQLQKNYVDCFGGPDAAHPDFSNLQKAISYSMTSLFTTGGIRGGGEDTGKFQPRSFNMGLSKKAFEASGGFGNIHPGEDPDLVLRLWKLNFKTALIPQAFVYHKRRISWKKFYIQVNKFGLVRPILNKWHPTTAKITYWFPTLFILGLVVSLVLLLAGYYLAISFYALYTALIFLHASIINKSIAIGLLSVMATFIQFYGYGTGFLDSTMQIKWLGKEPRKRYPHLFFSTLEG, encoded by the coding sequence ATGCAATTATCTTATTCTTTTATTGTACCCGTTTTTAATCGCCCAGATGAAATCGCCGAATTACTAGCAAGTTTTGACGCGCAAGAATCTACAATACCTTACGAGATAGTAATCATTGAAGACGGATCTACAATCTCTTGCGAGGATGAAATTGCTGCATTTCCCCATCTAGATATAACATATTTACCAAAACCAAATTCTGGACCAGGAAGCTCTCGTAACTATGGTATGCAACGAGCTCGTGGTAATTACTTTATAATTTTAGATTCTGATTGCATACTGCCTCCATCATATGTGGGTGTTATGGATGAACAATTACAGAAAAATTATGTAGACTGTTTTGGAGGTCCAGACGCTGCGCACCCTGATTTTTCAAATTTACAAAAGGCAATAAGTTATAGTATGACCTCTCTGTTCACCACTGGCGGAATAAGAGGTGGAGGAGAAGATACAGGCAAATTCCAGCCTAGAAGTTTTAATATGGGTCTCTCTAAAAAAGCATTTGAGGCAAGTGGAGGTTTTGGGAATATCCACCCAGGTGAAGATCCAGATTTAGTATTGAGGTTATGGAAACTTAATTTTAAAACAGCACTTATTCCACAAGCTTTTGTATATCACAAACGCCGCATTTCTTGGAAGAAATTTTATATACAAGTAAATAAATTTGGACTTGTGCGGCCTATCTTAAATAAATGGCATCCCACTACGGCCAAAATAACGTACTGGTTTCCTACACTCTTTATATTAGGACTTGTTGTGAGCTTAGTGCTTCTTTTAGCGGGATATTATCTTGCAATAAGTTTTTATGCACTATACACTGCTCTCATATTTTTACATGCCTCTATTATTAATAAAAGTATAGCTATTGGATTACTTAGTGTAATGGCCACATTTATACAGTTTTATGGTTATGGTACAGGCTTTCTGGATTCTACAATGCAAATTAAATGGTTAGGCAAGGAGCCCCGCAAGCGGTATCCACACCTTTTTTTTAGTACATTAGAGGGGTAA
- a CDS encoding SDR family oxidoreductase codes for MSYNLLKGKRGIIFGALDPNSIAWKTAERVHEEGGTFVLTNAPIAMRMGQINDLAEKTGSEIIPADATSLEDLDALVSKAQEILGGKLDFVLHSIGMSINVRKGRAYTDQKYDWTQKGTDVSAMSFHKVMQTLYKQDAMNEWGSIVALTYMAAQRVFPDYNDMADNKAYLESIARSFGYFYGKEKNVRVNTISQSPTPTTAGQGVKGFDGFIAYAEKMSPLGNATAQDCADYTISLFSDLTKRVTMQNLYNDGGFSNTGVSNEVMESFMKAEGHE; via the coding sequence ATGAGTTATAATTTACTTAAAGGAAAACGCGGAATTATTTTTGGAGCATTGGATCCTAATTCAATCGCTTGGAAAACCGCAGAGCGTGTGCACGAAGAAGGAGGGACTTTTGTTCTTACAAACGCGCCTATCGCTATGCGTATGGGACAAATTAATGACCTTGCCGAAAAGACAGGTTCAGAAATCATACCTGCAGACGCAACCTCTCTAGAAGATCTTGATGCTCTTGTCTCTAAGGCTCAAGAAATTTTAGGTGGTAAATTAGACTTCGTTTTACACTCTATTGGAATGTCTATAAACGTACGTAAAGGTCGTGCTTATACAGACCAAAAGTATGACTGGACACAAAAGGGAACAGACGTCTCTGCAATGTCTTTCCATAAAGTGATGCAAACGCTTTATAAGCAAGATGCAATGAATGAGTGGGGAAGTATCGTTGCTCTTACCTATATGGCAGCACAGCGTGTTTTTCCAGATTATAATGACATGGCAGATAATAAGGCATACTTAGAGTCTATCGCGCGTAGCTTCGGTTACTTTTACGGTAAAGAGAAAAACGTACGTGTAAATACGATCTCTCAATCTCCTACGCCTACTACGGCTGGACAAGGGGTAAAAGGATTTGATGGGTTTATAGCTTATGCAGAAAAAATGAGCCCGTTAGGTAATGCTACAGCTCAAGATTGTGCAGATTATACTATTTCATTATTTTCAGATCTTACAAAGCGTGTGACTATGCAAAACCTTTATAATGATGGAGGTTTTAGCAACACTGGTGTGAGTAATGAGGTGATGGAATCTTTTATGAAAGCAGAAGGGCACGAATAG
- the recN gene encoding DNA repair protein RecN has translation MLTSLSIKNYALIQSVQLRFDKGFTVITGETGAGKSILLGALGLITGKRADMSSAGDATQKCIVEGVFHIEGYQLNPFFKEHDLDYESATIVRREILPSGKSRAFINDTPVTLAQLTILGSRLVDIHSQNKTLQVVENDFQFEMIDTFSDNLKLLGQYKESFKAWKVLQNELKELLEKKKQAQLEYDYQSFLFNELDEASLKEGEYESLEEELNTLSNADEIMQQLATAVQNISLDESGAIDQLTAARASLSRLSSYGNQYTAIYEQLNSALLELEDIGATLSEMSDAVDADPLALERLNNRMQLLHSLLKKHQVATVKELIDIRNNLDNDLQDIAGVDDKIDTLENKIKTQYDKAIKLATKLHKERATAAPHLKSLVEKLLVELGMPNAQFQVSLAAQEDLHAAGNDTLEFLFSANKGSELKPLGKGASGGELSRVMLALKSVLSKHKQLPTLIFDEIDTGVSGDIAVKMGGILKKMGRTMQLISITHLPQIAGQGASHFKVYKKDTDERTQTFIEQLDEDGRIVEIAAMLGGSQKSQAAIDHAKNLLN, from the coding sequence TTGCTTACATCATTATCTATAAAAAATTATGCACTTATCCAGTCTGTTCAACTCAGATTTGACAAGGGTTTTACTGTAATTACTGGTGAGACTGGTGCAGGTAAATCTATATTACTGGGCGCACTGGGACTTATTACTGGTAAACGTGCAGATATGTCAAGTGCTGGAGATGCTACACAAAAATGTATTGTAGAAGGTGTTTTTCATATAGAGGGATATCAACTTAATCCTTTTTTTAAAGAACACGATCTTGATTACGAAAGTGCGACAATAGTAAGGAGGGAGATTTTACCATCTGGAAAAAGTAGAGCATTTATTAATGACACTCCTGTAACGCTAGCGCAGCTTACAATTTTAGGGTCAAGGTTAGTTGATATACATAGCCAGAATAAAACATTACAAGTAGTTGAAAATGATTTTCAATTTGAGATGATTGATACATTTTCTGATAACCTTAAATTACTTGGACAATACAAAGAGTCTTTTAAAGCTTGGAAAGTACTACAGAACGAGCTAAAGGAATTGTTAGAAAAGAAAAAGCAAGCCCAGCTAGAATATGACTATCAATCTTTCCTTTTTAATGAGCTAGATGAAGCCTCTTTAAAAGAAGGTGAGTATGAGTCTTTAGAAGAAGAGCTTAATACGCTAAGTAATGCAGATGAGATTATGCAGCAGCTTGCTACTGCTGTTCAAAATATCTCCCTAGATGAAAGTGGAGCAATAGATCAGCTCACGGCGGCTAGAGCATCATTATCTCGATTAAGTAGTTATGGTAATCAGTATACTGCAATTTATGAGCAGCTTAATAGTGCTCTTTTAGAACTCGAAGATATAGGAGCAACTTTAAGTGAGATGTCTGATGCGGTAGATGCAGATCCTCTTGCACTAGAGCGACTTAATAATAGAATGCAATTACTGCACTCGCTACTCAAAAAGCATCAAGTAGCGACTGTAAAAGAACTTATCGATATTAGAAACAATCTTGATAACGATTTGCAGGATATTGCAGGCGTTGATGATAAGATTGACACGCTAGAAAATAAGATCAAAACGCAATATGACAAAGCTATTAAGTTAGCAACAAAACTTCATAAAGAGCGTGCGACGGCAGCACCCCATTTAAAATCTCTAGTAGAGAAATTGTTAGTAGAATTAGGGATGCCTAATGCGCAATTTCAAGTATCACTAGCTGCTCAAGAAGATCTTCACGCCGCAGGTAATGATACGTTAGAATTTTTATTCTCGGCAAATAAGGGGAGTGAGTTAAAGCCCTTAGGAAAAGGTGCTTCTGGAGGAGAACTCTCAAGGGTTATGCTCGCTCTGAAGTCTGTACTAAGTAAACACAAACAGTTGCCTACACTCATTTTTGATGAAATAGATACTGGAGTAAGCGGAGATATTGCTGTGAAGATGGGGGGTATACTTAAAAAAATGGGTCGCACCATGCAGCTCATAAGTATAACTCACTTACCACAAATAGCTGGACAAGGTGCTTCTCATTTTAAAGTGTATAAGAAAGACACAGATGAGCGCACCCAGACATTTATCGAGCAGCTAGATGAAGATGGTCGTATTGTGGAGATAGCGGCAATGCTAGGTGGTAGCCAGAAAAGTCAAGCCGCAATAGATCACGCAAAAAATTTACTTAATTAG
- a CDS encoding DUF4835 family protein, producing the protein MRTFTLLIVLLFSLNSIAQELNAVVVINAEQTNKADLQVFKTLERSLTEFVNNTKWTDRRFKQQERIDCSFNIIITQQDGNNFRATVQVGASRPVYGSNYDTATFNFNDKQFDFEYTEFQPLIYNPNTFDSNLVSVMAFYAYTIIGMDANTFKLNDGGKYFQEAKQIVTTAQPNSQTGWNPQDGAQSRYRLNEDLLSPNFREFAGIMYSYHRTGLDFMVDDKKRSKQAISTTLSQFQSLYKKRPNNFLTRVFFDTKAEEIASIFSSGPSVNITSLVEVLNQVAPTKSNFWRQIKF; encoded by the coding sequence ATGAGAACCTTTACATTATTAATAGTCTTATTGTTTTCTTTAAATTCTATAGCTCAAGAGCTTAACGCTGTTGTTGTTATTAACGCAGAGCAAACTAACAAGGCAGATCTTCAGGTGTTTAAAACGCTAGAAAGATCACTTACAGAGTTTGTTAATAATACAAAGTGGACAGATCGTAGATTCAAACAGCAAGAGCGCATAGATTGTTCTTTTAATATTATCATCACCCAGCAAGATGGAAATAATTTTAGAGCTACTGTGCAAGTAGGAGCATCAAGACCTGTGTATGGATCTAATTACGATACAGCTACTTTTAACTTTAATGACAAGCAGTTTGATTTTGAATACACAGAGTTTCAGCCTCTTATTTATAACCCCAATACTTTTGACTCTAACTTAGTTTCGGTTATGGCTTTTTATGCTTATACAATTATAGGTATGGATGCAAATACCTTTAAGCTTAATGATGGGGGTAAGTATTTTCAAGAAGCAAAGCAAATTGTAACTACAGCTCAACCTAATAGCCAGACTGGTTGGAATCCTCAAGATGGCGCGCAATCGAGATATCGTTTAAACGAAGATTTATTGTCTCCTAACTTTAGAGAGTTTGCTGGGATTATGTATAGCTATCACCGTACAGGTTTAGATTTTATGGTTGATGATAAGAAGCGTAGTAAACAAGCAATATCGACTACTTTATCACAGTTTCAATCTTTATATAAAAAAAGGCCTAATAACTTTTTAACACGTGTGTTCTTCGATACAAAAGCGGAGGAAATCGCATCTATATTTTCTTCAGGGCCATCGGTTAATATAACATCACTTGTAGAAGTACTTAATCAAGTAGCGCCTACTAAATCTAATTTTTGGAGGCAGATTAAATTTTAA